From the genome of Gorilla gorilla gorilla isolate KB3781 chromosome 4, NHGRI_mGorGor1-v2.1_pri, whole genome shotgun sequence, one region includes:
- the P3H4 gene encoding endoplasmic reticulum protein SC65 isoform X1, which produces MSRSVRGISVLIRDPSCTPREGISREEQLGPAKAGLQEGLCDLGCDGHGDGVGGGGSASCAGDSRCVPPTWAGETLGGCRRAQRRKARLQGFPLLWAAQRRRPSLSVLISGGGTVCMGRGFLGFPSLAGSAPRLILYLGDTPKAGARADGEDLMTLSDPLGKEGRRRDPGPAPPCRLVPGAKTQRARRPPGARPCPLPSAGPPAQLRRAGGAAGMAQVAWGLLWLLLGSAGAQYEKYSFRGFPPEDLMPLAAAYGHALEQYEGESWRESARYLEAALRLHRLLRDSEAFCHANCSGSSPAPKPDPDGGRADEWACELRLFGRVLERAACLRRCKRTLPAFQVPYPPRQLLRDFQSRLPYQYLHYALFKANRLEKAVAAAYTFLQRNPKHELTAKYLSYYRGMLDVADESLTDLEAQPYEAVFLRAVKLYNSGDFRSSTEDMERALAEYLAVFARCLAGCEGAHEQVDFKDFYPAIAGISHPDHGGRSSHPQGTVRQMSPSCTWSTANAEEPAGRKALSVEKDAGCRGPSWECPRGWINLFAESLQCKVDCEANLTPNVGGYFVDKFVATMYHYLQFAYYKLNDVRQAARSAASYMLFDPKDSVMQQNLVYYRFHRARWGLEEEDFQPREEAMLYHNQTAELRELLEFTHMYLQSDDEMELEETEPPLEPEDALSDAEFEGEGDYEEGMYADWWQEPDAKGDEAEAEPEPELA; this is translated from the exons ATGTCGCGGAGTGTGAGAGGCATCTCCGTGCTCATCCGTGACCCCAGCTGTACTCCAAGGGAAGGCATCTCCAGGGAAGAGCAGCTTGGTCCCGCAAAAGCTGGACTGCAAGAAGGACTTTGTGACTTGGGATGTGACGGGCACGGAGATGGAGTGGGGGGTGGTGGCAGCGCAAGTTGTGCAGGTGACAGCAGGTGTGTACCTCCGACGTGGGCGGGGGAGACACTCGGAGGGTGCAGGAGGGCGCAGCGACGGAAGGCCCGGCTCCAGGGCTTCCCTCTCTTATGGGCAGCGCAGAGGAGGCGGCCCTCACTCAGTGTCCTGATCTCAGGCGGGGGCACTGTTTGCATGGGGAGGGGCTTCCTGGGCTTCCCATCTCTGGCGGGAAGCGCTCCCCGACTCATTCTCTACCTAGGGGACACCCCCAAGGCAGGAGCCCGGGCCGACGGAGAGGACTTAATGACACTATCGGACCCTCTGGGAAAAGAGGGAAGACGTCGTGACCCAGGCCCCGCCCCACCTTGCCGCCTCGTGCCCGGCGCTAAGACCCAGCGGGCGCGTCGCCCGCCCGGGGCCCGGCCCTGTCCCCTTCCGTCCGCGGGGCCGCCAGCTCAGCTCCGGAGAGCCGGCGGCGCGGCGGGCATGGCTCAGGTGGCGTGGGGGCTGCTGTGGTTGCTGCTGGGCAGCGCCGGGGCGCAGTACGAGAAGTACAGCTTCCGGGGCTTCCCGCCCGAGGACCTGATGCCGCTGGCCGCGGCCTACGGGCACGCTCTGGAGCAGTACGAGGGAGAGAGCTGGCGCGAGAGCGCGCGCTACCTGGAGGCGGCGCTGCGGCTGCACCGGCTCTTGCGCGACAGCGAGGCCTTCTGCCACGCCAACTGCAGCGGCTCCTCGCCCGCGCCCAAGCCCGACCCCGACGGCGGCCGCGCAGACGAGTGGGCCTGCGAGCTGCGGCTCTTCGGCCGCGTCCTGGAGCGAGCCGCCTGCCTGCGGCGCTGCAAGCGGACGCTGCCCGCCTTCCAGGTGCCCTACCCGCCGCGGCAGCTGCTGCGTGACTTCCAGAGCCGCCTGCCCTACCAGTACCTGCACTACGCGCTGTTCAAG GCTAACCGGCTGGAGAAGGCGGTGGCGGCGGCCTACACCTTCCTCCAGAGGAACCCGAAGCACGAGCTGACCGCCAAGTATCTCAGCTACTATCGGGGGATGCTGGACGTCGCCGACGAGTCCCTCACGGACCTAGAGGCCCAGCCCTACGAG GCCGTGTTCCTCCGGGCTGTGAAGCTCTACAACAGCGGGGATTTCCGCAGCAGCACGGAGGACATGGAGCGGGCCTTGGCAGAGTACCTGGCAGTCTTTGCCCGGTGCCTGGCCGGCTGTGAAGGGGCCCATGAGCAGGTGGACTTCAAGGACTTCTACCCGGCCATAGCAGGTATCAGCCACCCAGACCACGGTGGGCGGTCCTCTCACCCACAGGGCACGGTAAGGCAGATGTCCCCTTCATGCACGTGGAGCACTGCGAATGCGGAGGAGCCAGCCGGGAGGAAGGCCTTGTCTGTTGAGAAAGACGCTGGGTGCAGGGGCCCCAGCTGGGAGTGTCCAAGGGGCTGGATCA ATCTCTTTGCAGAGTCCCTGCAGTGCAAGGTGGACTGTGAGGCCAATTTGACCCCCAATGTGGGTGGCTACTTCGTGGACAAGTTCGTGGCCACCATGTACCACTACCTGCAGTTTGCCTACTATAAGT TGAATGATGTGCGCCAGGCTGCCCGCAGCGCCGCCAGCTACATGCTCTTCGACCCCAAGGACAGCGTCATGCAGCAGAACCTGGTGTATTACCGGTTCCACCGGGCTCGCTGGGGCCTGGAAGAGGAGGACTTCCAGCCCCGGGAG GAGGCCATGCTCTACCACAACCAGACCGCCGAGCTGCGGGAGCTGCTGGAGTTCACCCACATGTACCTGCAGTCAGATGATGAG
- the P3H4 gene encoding endoplasmic reticulum protein SC65 isoform X2 gives MSRSVRGISVLIRDPSCTPREGISREEQLGPAKAGLQEGLCDLGCDGHGDGVGGGGSASCAGDSRCVPPTWAGETLGGCRRAQRRKARLQGFPLLWAAQRRRPSLSVLISGGGTVCMGRGFLGFPSLAGSAPRLILYLGDTPKAGARADGEDLMTLSDPLGKEGRRRDPGPAPPCRLVPGAKTQRARRPPGARPCPLPSAGPPAQLRRAGGAAGMAQVAWGLLWLLLGSAGAQYEKYSFRGFPPEDLMPLAAAYGHALEQYEGESWRESARYLEAALRLHRLLRDSEAFCHANCSGSSPAPKPDPDGGRADEWACELRLFGRVLERAACLRRCKRTLPAFQVPYPPRQLLRDFQSRLPYQYLHYALFKANRLEKAVAAAYTFLQRNPKHELTAKYLSYYRGMLDVADESLTDLEAQPYEAVFLRAVKLYNSGDFRSSTEDMERALAEYLAVFARCLAGCEGAHEQVDFKDFYPAIADLFAESLQCKVDCEANLTPNVGGYFVDKFVATMYHYLQFAYYKLNDVRQAARSAASYMLFDPKDSVMQQNLVYYRFHRARWGLEEEDFQPREEAMLYHNQTAELRELLEFTHMYLQSDDEMELEETEPPLEPEDALSDAEFEGEGDYEEGMYADWWQEPDAKGDEAEAEPEPELA, from the exons ATGTCGCGGAGTGTGAGAGGCATCTCCGTGCTCATCCGTGACCCCAGCTGTACTCCAAGGGAAGGCATCTCCAGGGAAGAGCAGCTTGGTCCCGCAAAAGCTGGACTGCAAGAAGGACTTTGTGACTTGGGATGTGACGGGCACGGAGATGGAGTGGGGGGTGGTGGCAGCGCAAGTTGTGCAGGTGACAGCAGGTGTGTACCTCCGACGTGGGCGGGGGAGACACTCGGAGGGTGCAGGAGGGCGCAGCGACGGAAGGCCCGGCTCCAGGGCTTCCCTCTCTTATGGGCAGCGCAGAGGAGGCGGCCCTCACTCAGTGTCCTGATCTCAGGCGGGGGCACTGTTTGCATGGGGAGGGGCTTCCTGGGCTTCCCATCTCTGGCGGGAAGCGCTCCCCGACTCATTCTCTACCTAGGGGACACCCCCAAGGCAGGAGCCCGGGCCGACGGAGAGGACTTAATGACACTATCGGACCCTCTGGGAAAAGAGGGAAGACGTCGTGACCCAGGCCCCGCCCCACCTTGCCGCCTCGTGCCCGGCGCTAAGACCCAGCGGGCGCGTCGCCCGCCCGGGGCCCGGCCCTGTCCCCTTCCGTCCGCGGGGCCGCCAGCTCAGCTCCGGAGAGCCGGCGGCGCGGCGGGCATGGCTCAGGTGGCGTGGGGGCTGCTGTGGTTGCTGCTGGGCAGCGCCGGGGCGCAGTACGAGAAGTACAGCTTCCGGGGCTTCCCGCCCGAGGACCTGATGCCGCTGGCCGCGGCCTACGGGCACGCTCTGGAGCAGTACGAGGGAGAGAGCTGGCGCGAGAGCGCGCGCTACCTGGAGGCGGCGCTGCGGCTGCACCGGCTCTTGCGCGACAGCGAGGCCTTCTGCCACGCCAACTGCAGCGGCTCCTCGCCCGCGCCCAAGCCCGACCCCGACGGCGGCCGCGCAGACGAGTGGGCCTGCGAGCTGCGGCTCTTCGGCCGCGTCCTGGAGCGAGCCGCCTGCCTGCGGCGCTGCAAGCGGACGCTGCCCGCCTTCCAGGTGCCCTACCCGCCGCGGCAGCTGCTGCGTGACTTCCAGAGCCGCCTGCCCTACCAGTACCTGCACTACGCGCTGTTCAAG GCTAACCGGCTGGAGAAGGCGGTGGCGGCGGCCTACACCTTCCTCCAGAGGAACCCGAAGCACGAGCTGACCGCCAAGTATCTCAGCTACTATCGGGGGATGCTGGACGTCGCCGACGAGTCCCTCACGGACCTAGAGGCCCAGCCCTACGAG GCCGTGTTCCTCCGGGCTGTGAAGCTCTACAACAGCGGGGATTTCCGCAGCAGCACGGAGGACATGGAGCGGGCCTTGGCAGAGTACCTGGCAGTCTTTGCCCGGTGCCTGGCCGGCTGTGAAGGGGCCCATGAGCAGGTGGACTTCAAGGACTTCTACCCGGCCATAGCAG ATCTCTTTGCAGAGTCCCTGCAGTGCAAGGTGGACTGTGAGGCCAATTTGACCCCCAATGTGGGTGGCTACTTCGTGGACAAGTTCGTGGCCACCATGTACCACTACCTGCAGTTTGCCTACTATAAGT TGAATGATGTGCGCCAGGCTGCCCGCAGCGCCGCCAGCTACATGCTCTTCGACCCCAAGGACAGCGTCATGCAGCAGAACCTGGTGTATTACCGGTTCCACCGGGCTCGCTGGGGCCTGGAAGAGGAGGACTTCCAGCCCCGGGAG GAGGCCATGCTCTACCACAACCAGACCGCCGAGCTGCGGGAGCTGCTGGAGTTCACCCACATGTACCTGCAGTCAGATGATGAG
- the P3H4 gene encoding endoplasmic reticulum protein SC65 isoform X3 produces the protein MEWGVVAAQVVQVTAGDTPKAGARADGEDLMTLSDPLGKEGRRRDPGPAPPCRLVPGAKTQRARRPPGARPCPLPSAGPPAQLRRAGGAAGMAQVAWGLLWLLLGSAGAQYEKYSFRGFPPEDLMPLAAAYGHALEQYEGESWRESARYLEAALRLHRLLRDSEAFCHANCSGSSPAPKPDPDGGRADEWACELRLFGRVLERAACLRRCKRTLPAFQVPYPPRQLLRDFQSRLPYQYLHYALFKANRLEKAVAAAYTFLQRNPKHELTAKYLSYYRGMLDVADESLTDLEAQPYEAVFLRAVKLYNSGDFRSSTEDMERALAEYLAVFARCLAGCEGAHEQVDFKDFYPAIAGISHPDHGGRSSHPQGTVRQMSPSCTWSTANAEEPAGRKALSVEKDAGCRGPSWECPRGWINLFAESLQCKVDCEANLTPNVGGYFVDKFVATMYHYLQFAYYKLNDVRQAARSAASYMLFDPKDSVMQQNLVYYRFHRARWGLEEEDFQPREEAMLYHNQTAELRELLEFTHMYLQSDDEMELEETEPPLEPEDALSDAEFEGEGDYEEGMYADWWQEPDAKGDEAEAEPEPELA, from the exons ATGGAGTGGGGGGTGGTGGCAGCGCAAGTTGTGCAGGTGACAGCAG GGGACACCCCCAAGGCAGGAGCCCGGGCCGACGGAGAGGACTTAATGACACTATCGGACCCTCTGGGAAAAGAGGGAAGACGTCGTGACCCAGGCCCCGCCCCACCTTGCCGCCTCGTGCCCGGCGCTAAGACCCAGCGGGCGCGTCGCCCGCCCGGGGCCCGGCCCTGTCCCCTTCCGTCCGCGGGGCCGCCAGCTCAGCTCCGGAGAGCCGGCGGCGCGGCGGGCATGGCTCAGGTGGCGTGGGGGCTGCTGTGGTTGCTGCTGGGCAGCGCCGGGGCGCAGTACGAGAAGTACAGCTTCCGGGGCTTCCCGCCCGAGGACCTGATGCCGCTGGCCGCGGCCTACGGGCACGCTCTGGAGCAGTACGAGGGAGAGAGCTGGCGCGAGAGCGCGCGCTACCTGGAGGCGGCGCTGCGGCTGCACCGGCTCTTGCGCGACAGCGAGGCCTTCTGCCACGCCAACTGCAGCGGCTCCTCGCCCGCGCCCAAGCCCGACCCCGACGGCGGCCGCGCAGACGAGTGGGCCTGCGAGCTGCGGCTCTTCGGCCGCGTCCTGGAGCGAGCCGCCTGCCTGCGGCGCTGCAAGCGGACGCTGCCCGCCTTCCAGGTGCCCTACCCGCCGCGGCAGCTGCTGCGTGACTTCCAGAGCCGCCTGCCCTACCAGTACCTGCACTACGCGCTGTTCAAG GCTAACCGGCTGGAGAAGGCGGTGGCGGCGGCCTACACCTTCCTCCAGAGGAACCCGAAGCACGAGCTGACCGCCAAGTATCTCAGCTACTATCGGGGGATGCTGGACGTCGCCGACGAGTCCCTCACGGACCTAGAGGCCCAGCCCTACGAG GCCGTGTTCCTCCGGGCTGTGAAGCTCTACAACAGCGGGGATTTCCGCAGCAGCACGGAGGACATGGAGCGGGCCTTGGCAGAGTACCTGGCAGTCTTTGCCCGGTGCCTGGCCGGCTGTGAAGGGGCCCATGAGCAGGTGGACTTCAAGGACTTCTACCCGGCCATAGCAGGTATCAGCCACCCAGACCACGGTGGGCGGTCCTCTCACCCACAGGGCACGGTAAGGCAGATGTCCCCTTCATGCACGTGGAGCACTGCGAATGCGGAGGAGCCAGCCGGGAGGAAGGCCTTGTCTGTTGAGAAAGACGCTGGGTGCAGGGGCCCCAGCTGGGAGTGTCCAAGGGGCTGGATCA ATCTCTTTGCAGAGTCCCTGCAGTGCAAGGTGGACTGTGAGGCCAATTTGACCCCCAATGTGGGTGGCTACTTCGTGGACAAGTTCGTGGCCACCATGTACCACTACCTGCAGTTTGCCTACTATAAGT TGAATGATGTGCGCCAGGCTGCCCGCAGCGCCGCCAGCTACATGCTCTTCGACCCCAAGGACAGCGTCATGCAGCAGAACCTGGTGTATTACCGGTTCCACCGGGCTCGCTGGGGCCTGGAAGAGGAGGACTTCCAGCCCCGGGAG GAGGCCATGCTCTACCACAACCAGACCGCCGAGCTGCGGGAGCTGCTGGAGTTCACCCACATGTACCTGCAGTCAGATGATGAG